One genomic window of Evansella cellulosilytica DSM 2522 includes the following:
- a CDS encoding YgzB family protein — MGVKYSNKINKIRTFALLLIFAGIIIMYLGLFFQTSPFFMTLFMILGFFSIIASVIIYFWIGMLSSKAVLVQCPGCEKETKMLGRVDACMYCSEPLTLDKSLEGKEFDESYNSKKK; from the coding sequence ATGGGAGTAAAATATTCAAATAAAATTAATAAAATAAGAACTTTTGCTTTATTATTAATTTTTGCAGGGATCATCATTATGTATTTAGGCTTGTTTTTTCAAACGAGTCCATTCTTTATGACGCTTTTTATGATACTCGGCTTTTTTAGTATTATCGCTAGTGTCATTATTTATTTTTGGATTGGTATGCTATCATCGAAAGCTGTGCTCGTACAATGTCCAGGATGCGAAAAAGAAACAAAGATGTTAGGGCGGGTAGATGCATGCATGTATTGTAGCGAACCACTAACGTTAGACAAGTCTCTTGAAGGAAAAGAGTTTGATGAAAGCTATAACTCAAAAAAGAAATAA
- the perR gene encoding peroxide-responsive transcriptional repressor PerR, protein MENHRLQEALHSLKSTKVRMTPQRHAILEFLFNAKSHPTADDIYKALEGKFPNMSVATVYNNLRVFKEVGLVRELTYGDSSSRFDSNTSDHYHVICDDCGKIVDFHYPGLDEVETLAEHVTSFKVRDHRMEIYGLCPTCNKQHQH, encoded by the coding sequence ATGGAAAACCATCGACTTCAAGAGGCGTTACATTCTTTAAAAAGTACTAAGGTTCGTATGACTCCACAGCGCCATGCTATTTTAGAGTTTTTGTTTAATGCTAAATCTCACCCTACTGCTGACGATATATATAAAGCACTAGAGGGGAAATTTCCGAATATGAGTGTGGCAACAGTCTATAACAACTTACGTGTTTTTAAAGAAGTCGGACTGGTTAGAGAATTGACTTATGGAGACTCTTCCAGCAGGTTCGACAGTAATACTTCGGATCATTATCATGTTATCTGTGATGATTGCGGTAAAATTGTTGACTTTCACTACCCAGGTTTAGATGAGGTAGAAACGTTGGCTGAGCATGTTACAAGCTTTAAGGTAAGAGATCATAGAATGGAGATCTATGGACTTTGCCCGACGTGTAATAAACAACACCAACATTAA
- a CDS encoding nucleotidyltransferase-like protein, producing MDDLLRQLYQDRSSNESTLGIIHIEQRSKFDSKTDYFDFLLLVIVSENENSWETKHYTYNGSKVAMHLVTTDQIHHWLLNSTNRRMVDWLIHGKIIFDRNEYTQNFRKKMLDYPDSERKVRTGVEFAKLIRRFKDGKALFHEGHYLDAYNQIVHALHHLGRLAIIEHGFHPEVTVWEQVRQIEPEIYKLYSELVTGSEPIEKRLELLLLANEFEVVSKTKLGSAHLIDLMSSKEKYWTIEEIKQELGIDDYSLDVSILLEHLVQKGYVDVVKVETKGKNIFHRYYEVSKNRI from the coding sequence ATGGATGATTTATTGAGACAACTTTACCAGGATCGTTCTAGTAATGAGAGTACATTAGGTATTATTCATATAGAACAACGTTCAAAATTTGATAGTAAAACGGATTACTTTGACTTCTTATTATTAGTCATTGTTTCAGAAAACGAAAATTCTTGGGAAACAAAACATTATACATATAATGGATCTAAAGTAGCTATGCACCTCGTCACAACTGATCAAATACATCATTGGTTGTTAAATAGTACAAATAGAAGAATGGTGGATTGGCTCATTCATGGAAAAATAATATTTGATAGAAATGAATATACCCAAAACTTCCGTAAAAAGATGCTGGACTATCCTGATTCTGAACGTAAAGTAAGAACAGGTGTTGAATTTGCCAAACTTATCCGTCGCTTTAAAGATGGAAAGGCACTATTTCATGAAGGGCATTACTTAGATGCTTATAATCAAATAGTTCATGCTCTTCACCATTTAGGTCGCCTTGCAATTATTGAACATGGTTTTCACCCAGAGGTTACTGTATGGGAGCAAGTGAGACAAATCGAACCAGAAATATATAAGTTATACTCTGAACTAGTAACTGGAAGTGAGCCGATAGAAAAAAGACTGGAACTTCTATTATTGGCTAACGAATTCGAAGTAGTATCTAAAACCAAACTCGGTAGTGCACACTTAATTGATTTAATGTCTTCTAAGGAAAAGTATTGGACAATTGAAGAAATCAAACAAGAGTTAGGAATAGATGATTATTCACTTGATGTGAGTATTTTGCTAGAACACCTTGTTCAAAAAGGCTACGTAGATGTCGTTAAAGTAGAAACAAAAGGGAAAAATATATTCCATCGCTATTATGAAGTAAGTAAAAATAGGATATAA
- a CDS encoding ATP-binding cassette domain-containing protein, which translates to MTYHLKVDALTYAHGKKEAIKDVSFQLEAGKVYGLWGRNGAGKTTLMRCMTGLLAVNQGSVTLNGKSPYENRDVLNDICFIQENHPLNSLWKVKEVLEIAAIFYKNWDSTIAEKCLESFNLSKNLKVKAMSKGMRTALSLTIGLSSGAPVMIFDEPTNGLDAAIREVFYELLMEECSKEEKIVIISTHYIQELQRYIEELIVLDEGKLLLQDSLDAIKERTGYIHGDKASASQFMDSRGIIEKTVMGPMVRLMVENEELAGHFDEKVDLQDYLLRKTDKKAEKEVVN; encoded by the coding sequence ATGACTTATCATTTGAAGGTAGATGCGCTTACGTATGCACATGGAAAAAAAGAAGCGATAAAGGATGTCTCGTTTCAGTTAGAAGCTGGTAAGGTCTATGGGCTTTGGGGAAGAAATGGTGCAGGTAAAACGACGTTAATGAGGTGCATGACAGGGTTACTTGCTGTAAATCAGGGGAGTGTCACATTGAATGGCAAGTCTCCATATGAAAATAGAGACGTACTGAATGATATATGTTTCATACAAGAAAACCACCCATTAAACAGTCTCTGGAAAGTAAAAGAGGTATTAGAGATCGCAGCTATTTTTTATAAAAACTGGGACAGTACTATCGCAGAGAAATGCCTAGAGTCATTTAATCTCAGTAAAAATCTAAAAGTAAAAGCAATGTCTAAAGGGATGCGGACAGCATTATCGTTAACAATTGGATTAAGTAGCGGTGCACCAGTAATGATTTTTGATGAGCCAACAAACGGTTTGGATGCAGCGATACGAGAAGTATTTTATGAGCTTTTAATGGAGGAATGTAGTAAAGAGGAAAAAATTGTGATCATATCGACTCATTATATACAGGAGCTACAACGTTATATTGAAGAGTTGATCGTATTAGATGAAGGAAAGCTTCTTTTACAAGATTCATTAGATGCTATTAAAGAGAGAACGGGCTACATCCACGGTGATAAAGCGTCAGCAAGTCAATTTATGGATAGTAGAGGAATAATCGAAAAAACGGTAATGGGCCCGATGGTTAGGTTAATGGTAGAAAATGAGGAGTTAGCTGGTCATTTTGATGAAAAAGTTGATTTGCAGGATTATTTATTAAGAAAAACAGATAAGAAAGCAGAAAAGGAGGTAGTAAACTAA
- a CDS encoding cyclic-di-AMP receptor, with the protein MKLMVCVVHDRYADDMEEKLKEKGYRMTELASSGGFLRKGSTTFLFGIKDEDVNDLQNLMKQICLDVEKKKGKLKDGQSRFTYFVMNANESLPFLKNTN; encoded by the coding sequence ATGAAATTAATGGTTTGTGTTGTACACGATCGTTATGCCGATGATATGGAAGAGAAGCTGAAGGAAAAAGGATATCGTATGACTGAATTAGCAAGCTCAGGAGGATTTCTTCGTAAAGGAAGCACTACGTTTCTCTTTGGAATTAAAGATGAGGATGTAAATGACTTACAGAACCTCATGAAACAAATTTGTTTAGACGTTGAGAAAAAGAAGGGGAAGTTAAAGGACGGTCAAAGTCGATTTACTTACTTTGTAATGAATGCAAACGAGAGTCTACCATTTTTAAAAAATACGAATTAA